The region TAACTTGGGGCGAGAAGCACATGTACCGccaataaaatttgttttctttcaggtCGTGCTTGTGTGCTCTCtgttgggtctgactctgtgacgtCATGGACtaatagccttccaggctcctctgtccatgggcaagaatactggagtgggttgccatttcctcctccaggggatcttccccacccagggactgaatctgcatctcctgagtcttctgctttggcaggcggactctttacctttgagccaccagggaagcccctttcttggAGACTTCCTGATTCTCTAGTCTCCACTCCCAAAGGACCCAAATTAGACTAATTCCTCAACTGAATATCCATTGAGCTTTAggcttattttatatttctgtaataTGTGCTTTCATCATTGTGCATCACCCCTCTTGGTGGCCTCTCACTTCTTAAGGGGCAAACACCTCTGGCACCAAAACTTGGGGAAAGCCTGTCCAAGCCAACATGCATGCCCATGATTCTCACCTTCTGGAAAAATCTGAGCCTAAGTACCTTTCTTCTTGTCTGTTACTCTtcctcattcaaaaaatatttatagagagaattccctggtgctcTAGTGGTTAGGACGCCTAGATTTCACTGTCTGTGTTTAGAAGGCATAAATCATAAAACTTTACCATCTATAAAGTTCCATGGTCCTTTCTGTTTGGAGAACAAAGGAAAGGACCACAATAATCCCTCCCATATTTCATAAAAGTCACAGTCATTCAGAAGCCTGTGTATGTACTTATTAAATTTTACCGCTGACAAGCCTACTCACATGTTTAGACAAGAATCTCAAGTGTTACTTTTGAATTTTGCATGCCTATAGTTTGATATGACTAATCATTATCAGTTGGGGGAAAAAGCATCAAACAGGAAGCAAAATGACAATAGAACAAGATTTAAAAAACGTCACAAGAGACAAACATAGCCCCACAGATTTTAAATTTCCCAAAACTATTTAGTGGAGAGAAGACCCTTCCACAAGTGCTGATCCTAATCTATCTTCTGCACATCAAACTCCACCCCAGCACCTTTGGGACTTAGAATTTAGCATCCTATCCCATCCCTTTTCCTTTCCTATCACCAGGACTGGCAGCATAATTGCAGGACCCAGTGCAAGAGGAAAATGCAAGGCCTCTTGTCCAAAAGGCAGGAAAGAAAGGGCTGGTAAATATactaaaaggcttcccaggtggctcagtggtaaacaatccacctgccaatgcaagagacttgggtttgatccctgggttgggaaaatcccctggagtaggaagtggcaacccactccagtattcttgcctgggaaatctcttggacaaggagcctggtgagtttcagtccatgggactgcaaagagtcagacaagacttagcggcTGAGCACAGACTTATGCGCACAAAAATGTACTAAAATAGGAAGCTTTTCCTTTTTCAGTAGTCTATCTTGATTTTTCATGatgtttttagttttctctttagTGTTGTTCTGagtaaagaaaaatggaaactagCACAGATCTACTGATCATCTTAATATTACCAGTAGccctatctttttcttttcttctgtgtcaTCATTTTCAGCATACGGGATCAAATAATACTGAGAAGCAACATGAGTAACAAAGGATCTGATAGGAATCCTTGTacctttgtgtttcttacagtatcACTGCCTTCTGCATTTGAAGCAAGTGTTGATTTGAAAGGAAAGCCTGGTCTCTCATCCTCCCCTATGTCCATGATCACTCAGTTGTAGGTATAACCCACTTACCTTGTACTCAGTCTGAGCTTTACTGGACTCCCGCAGAAGAGTCTGCTGGAGTTTTGTGACCTGGAGCATCTCTAAGAACTGCAGACTGaagaatctgtgtctcttctctgcTCACACGCATGCTTCATTGTCCCAGTGAACTTCACTTACAAAACACAACttcaaagataaaattataagGAATTTTAAGACAGTGACAGCTGAGTTAAACCAAGTTTTATGCCTCCAAGTATCAGATTCTGTGCAATTGTATAGGTTGTAAACTGTAAAGCCAGACCTGCCTAACACTGCTGTCCTCATGCTTCCTcattctcttccctcttctttaaCTTTCCCATCTACTCACTTTCACTTCCAGCAGCAACTGGAGAGTCAGGAAGAATAAATAACAGGTTACTAGGGGCTGTTGAAGCATAAGGAGCTGGATTGTAAGGCCTGTCCCAGGAGACAGATACCCTTCTATCTCATCCCCAGCTGCAAGGCCTGATTTCTTTCCCCGCTATCATGGAGCTCTAAAAGCTTCCTGGCCTGCATTAGGACAACCTGCTAATCTGCGTGTGGTTCCTTCTGAGTTGTACAGTGGTgcaaactgttgcttctgactCATTTATGTCTTAGTTTTCCTAAGTAATTCTCTATTTTTCAACATAAAAAATTCTGTTTGTTTCTGTCTCTGTATATATActgtcatatatatgtatatgcacacacacataagttTCTGTATAAGAAATATTCACTGTTGAATAATTCAAAGtgcagaacaaaataaaaaccatttgCAATATCACCATGCACATGTAATGGCTGGATACATTTTGGTTTATATGCTTTGAGGCTTTTTTTGTTTACATAAACTGTGTTTTTATAACAATAAGCCCTTTCTACGTGAACTATTTTGTAACTTAGTTTGTTTCTTAACATTATGTTGTGAATTTATTTCCAAGTCAATAAATCAAATacctaataaatatttcattttattgatatgCTATGTTACTTACgcagtttctcagttcagttcagttcagttcagtcgctcagtcatgtctgactctttgtgaccccatggactgcagcatgccaggcttccctgtccatcaccaactcccagagcttgctcaaactcatgtccatcgagtcggtgatgccatccaccatctcgtcctctgtcgtcccctgctcctcttgccttcaatattttccagcatcagggtcttttctaatgagtcagtccttcgcatcaggtggctaaagtattggagcttcagctccagcttcagtctttccaaggaatattcaagactgatttcctttgggatggactggttggatctccttccagtccaagggattctcaagagtcttctccaacaccacagttcaaaagcatcaatccttcggcactcagccttctttatggtccagctctcacatccatacctgactactgggaaaaccatagacttgaccagacggacctttgttgacaaagtaatgtctgctttttaatccgctacttaggtttgtcatagcttttcttccaaggagcaagcatcttttaatttcagtccCTTATCAtttcagcatcttttaattttaaaccaGTCCCTACTGGTGGACAAATAGGTTGGTGACAAcatttggctattataaattgtTATCCACAATATATGTGTATCTTTTTTGTATTattgttttctattattattatcaccatcATCTGTTTATTAACTTTGGTTAAAACCTAGAAGTGAAATTGGTGGGTGATGTATAATAGTTTATTGTCAAATCGTAACTTAAACAACCATCTCTTAGAAGCTATAGATGTTAGTGAAACACTAAGCTGAGTAAGAACCCATGTGTTTGACCTGCCATCTTTTCTATAAGACTTTTCCTACAGCAGTGATCTTCACATCTCCTTGGCTTCACAGCCCTGTAGTGAATGAACACTTGTTCTTATCCCTTAGAATGCCAATGGTTAGCTTCTGATTTCCCACTCACTATGGACCAGCAATGTATCATTGAAAATCAATCAAAATCAATCAAAACCCTTAGAGACTGGAACAGCTGATTGAACCAAAACTTGAAGCTCTAGGTCAAATCTATATTCATTGTTTTTTGTATAAAACACTTGCACTTTTTTTCAGatgtatttcaattttttttgtggAGTTCCAGACATACTTCTCTCAGGATTATGCACAGACAGCCTGGATCCATTCCATTGTAGACTGCGTGACCATGCTCTGTGGTAAGTGTCTCCAGAGATAGACATTCGCTGGCTCCCTTTGAACTGTACATGACAGTGGCCTTCCATTGCCTCTGATGACCTGTTTTTCTGAGTAGAAGGGCTAGGGTAAAAATTGACTAAAActatatacagagaaaaatatgATCCTGCCTTTAACCAAACTCAATCAGACATGCTGTTGGAATTAATGTTCTTCGTTGATGTTGGATGGACCAGGTAGTGAGTACAGTCAGCTGGATACTTACCATTTGGTTCTTCCATATAAAGCAAGGGAGCCAGGCATCACAGGACTTGTCCTGATTCTGGATGCAGCTAACTATACATTGTACACTGTGTCTTGTTGTCTTCTTATTTTCCAGTCATGTAAACAGCCATCAGAAGGCACTGTGAGCCATTTCCATGCAGTCTCCTTAAATACGTGCCAGTAATATGCGCATCGTGCCTCAAGTTTTGTTTTCACTCTCGTTCCTTCCCAGAGAGTTCAAAATTTGGCTCATTGATTCATTTTTCATGCATACGTCTTCATTCTTCGACAAGTATTGTGGAAAAATAGAATGTTGCAATCATAAGATAAGCATGTTCACGATGGCTATAATATCCTTCCAGAACCACAAAGGTGCTGTACATAATGTGTAGAGTGGTCTCAAGATTCGTGGAATCTCTCATTCCATCTGTACAGTAAAGAGAAGCTAaccttgatatttttctttttaaaaatttccaaccaAAGTTATTAAAGGAGTGTCATAGAAATTTTATGAGATTGGGTCAAATTGAAATGATCTATTTGCAGGCTTGACCCATTAAATCCTTTCGTTTCTTGACtcctgaacatttttaaaaaaactgttatGTCTTCAGGCCATATCTTGGTGGCAGAAGAAAATGCTATTTGGtttactactactactgctaagtcgcttcagtcgtgtccgactctgtgcgaccccatagacggcagcccaccaggctcctccgtccctgggattctccaggcaagaaccctggagtgggttgccatttccttctccgatgcatgaaagtgaaaagtgaaagtgaagttgctcagtcgtctccgactcccagcaaccccatggactgcagcccaccaggctcctccatccatggcattttccagggaagagtactggagtggggtgccattgccctctccagtaACACATAAATTACATCCCTATTCCATTGTAGGTActgattcatatttatttttagaaaaatgtacaTAATCAGGATTTGTTCTGATGTAGTTCCTTGGTTAAAAGGAATTTGAATGCAATTCTAGGTTTCACAAGACCACTAAGTTGATGCTACTGATAACACTGGAAGGTCAGAAGGGATCAAGAAATCATAACTCGGGTTTTCTAGcctatctttttaatttaaaacgtTAAGATGATCACTTGATTTTCAGGGTCAGATGAGTAGTCATTGTCTTTGTGTGAGCACGCCTGTGCTCATGGCAGTGAGAACTTCCATGTTTATCTTTCACGAAGGACGCAGGTGACTCATTTCTCCCACTGTTATCTTTTGGAGAGTATTTATAATCcctcaaagagaaataaatggcCTTCAGTGACCACTGTGGTCACAATGACCATGTGAACCGTTGAGCTAAAGCAGGGTCACATTAGATGCAGTGTATTTAAATTCTATCCAAGGCCTTGAGTCCTCTTGTACCCAATTACTGTATACTTGTTTGCTCATCTGGTGACATTAGTTGAGTTTGGAGTATGGACAAGAGGCTGCAGAATCACATCTGGGACATACCTTGGGGCCATATCTGCCCTATGATGGGCAGAGAAGTGAACATTTTTCATTGAGTTTCATATACATCTTGTCACTTTCCAAGAGCCATTACAGCATCAGCCTGGagaattaaatgtatttttaggaGATTTGCTCATTCCTATTATCTAGAGGTTATATATGCATCCAGCTACTATTCCAACTAGATGGGATATTAGGCTGATGACTGATGCTATCATGTACATTTGAATCAAGCCCCAATTTTAACCTGAtctatataaaaattatactCTACAGATACCCAGAGAATTGGCTCTTCTGATCTTGTTCCCATGAATACTGGTGTCAGCATGAATtgttttttagaaagaaattcgcatgctttctccactcatctcctctGCCTGAAAGACCCAAGAAGCCAGAATAATAGGGTGAAATAACATTGTACTCGGTGTCAGGTGCCCTAAGCTGAATATTTTTTGGTGATCTTGGGCATGTCATATTCCCCTgaactttagtttctttttgGCCTCTTCCAGCTTGAATTATTATCCTATAAACCTGGAAGTTGGCATAATTCTGACACACTGTTAAACCACAGATAGAATGAGGCTAACTGAAACGTTATCATCGCATTTCCTAGATTTTCTGGGCTTTCATTTCTCATCCACAGGGTTTTCAAAAGCCCAGAAGCAGTGCCAGATTGTGAAGTGTGTCTGTGATCTCTCTCCCTGGCCTTTTCTTGCATAACACTGCTGGCCATGCAGTGTTGCCCACCTTCTTTTCCGCCATATACCTGTCATGATTGTTGTTAATTGTGTATTATCCATATTATGTAAAACATACAAGGCATATCACTGTACAACCATTGAGCTAAATCAAGGTCACGTTAGATGCAGTGTGTTTAAATTCTATCCAAGGCCTTCGTTTCAAGGAGCTGACTTGCTGTTTGAAAAGCAGCCCATTCTCCTGGGATTATGACCATTCTAGCATGGAGAAATGGAATGAGCAGTCAAATACTGGTCAGGAGACCTGCTCCTGATTCTAGCCTTGCCACTTGCTCTCTGTGGGACCGTGAGCAGGTCATTCCCTCTCCCCTCGGTTTCTAACTGCATAGGATGAGTCGGGTAGGCAGGTCATTCCCTCTCCCTTTGGTTTCTAACTCCGTAGGATGAGTCGGGTAGGCAGGTCATTCCCTCTCCCCTTGGTTTCTAACTCCATAAGATGAGTGGGGTGGGCTCGAGGATCTGAGGATGGGCGGCTATCTGCGCCACTGATACAGCACCCCAGCCTGTACACAGCGCCCTCAAGGCCTCTATGTTGAACCTATGTATTATTGTTTTTGAAGCTCCACTTGGGAGTGTTGTCAGTAACCATTTCTCCTGTCAAGTGGGAATCATGCTGGGTGGCTTGCTTGCATCTACTGGTCTCATCCTGGGCTCATTTGCCACCAGTCTGAAGCATCTCTACCTCACTCTTGGAGTTCTTACAGGTAAGGGCACTTTATACCACCCTTTCTCATCCCACCCTATCCAGGGGTTGTTAAGCCTTCCCACAGAGCAGTAATTCATAAAATATTCCTATTGTTGGATGCATAATTTAGCTGAACGTCTGCCTACCACACGATTAAACACAAGGGCTAGGAATTTAATGGACTGTCATATGTAATGAGACTGTGTCAGCACTTTAATTCAGCCACGTGACAACAGTGACTACTGACTTTCCTTGGGCAGCCATGTATGGCTGAGATCCTTCACTCAGAAGCAGAGCAACATTAGCCAGGGCAACATAAATTTTTAGCAATGATCATTCTCCCAACATCTTTGCCAAGACATAGAAATACTATCTGTGGTTGACCAGAGTTGCCCTTACTTTTTAGTGAGTATCATTGTCCAATAAATGGGggtttacagttaaaaaaaaaaaaagcctcttgtgAATATCCTTACATCACACATTCTCTTTCAATGTTATGGAAATATACTTTAGAGAATGAAGTCCATAGAAAGAGAAGCAACTGATGTGCATTCCACAGATCACACTTACAGGGACTGCAGAGGATCAAGGTTGGTTGGAGGGACTAGCATGATCTGGCCAATAAAAGATATAATCTCACAGTGAGGTTATAAATCTGGATCTGCAAGCTAAAAAGGTGTCTGTCCCCTGTCACCCAAAGGGCCTGACCACTAGGGTGTCCCATCCTCCCAGTTTACCAGAAACTGTCCTGGGCCTGGTGCTGAAAGCCTCACATGTGGGAAACTCCTCAGTCCAAGCAAACTGGGATCATTGCTCACCCTGCCCCGAAGATGGAAATAGGAGGTGCAGGCagttctccttttccttccttgaTGTTTAAATTCCAGGTTTAAGgcctttctgattttcttgacttaaaaaagaaatagaactggAAAATCTTGAAGAGACTTTCTGCTGGGGATATTTTCAGGTTGCTATATGTACATGCTATGTTCATGGATAAAATTAGCATGTTTCTTAATATTTGAAATTACTCTGGAACTTTCACAGGATCACATATGCTATTTAAACACAAATTCCAAAGTGGTCCAGATAATCAGGGTTGTGTCTCCATGTGCAGTGAAGAGTTGAAGTAATTCTCTGGATAATTTAAGTATTATCAATAATGTAAGTCTTATCAATAATTTAACAATACTTAAATTACCCAGAGATCATTTAATTTACTAAAATtaactttaatttatttaaaaaagaattgttgTGGTGAGAATACATTTCTCAGGTCAGTGTTATCCTGATTTTCTAGTTAATTCAAATTTAACTTGTATAAtagtttttaaagtcttcattttattttgcttaagtCATAGTCCCTTAAAGCTTTTCTTCCCAAGAAGAAAGTCATACAGATGCTATACTTTCCAAATTGTGGATGGCTGGTGAGGGGAGACTCATTTTCAGCTTGATGTAGAAAGCAATTTTAAAGGGATTTACTTGAGATTTAGATTCTCTTAAATCCCAATAGTATGATTCTCAGAGATGTTCTTTCAGTGGCTATTCATGGCATACCATTAGCACTCATAGACTTCTCTTTATCACCAGGTCTTGGATTTGCACTTTGTTACTCTCCAGCTATTGCCATGGTTGGCAAGTATTTCAGCAGACGGAAAGCCCTTGCTTATGGGATCTCCCTGTCAGGAAGTGGCATTGGCATCTTCATCCTGGCTCCTGTGGTTCAGCTCCTTATTGAACAGTTTTCCTGGAGAGGAGCATTACTCATCCTTGGGGGCTTCGTTTTGAATCTCTGTGTCTGCGGTGCCTTGATGCGGCCGATCACCCTTAAAGAGGACCAGACCACTCCAGAGCAGAACCATGTCTGCAGAACTCGGACACAAGACTTGAAGCGGGCATCTTCCTGTTCGACTTGGACTAAAGAATGGGTGCAGACCTGCCTCTGTAGCTCTTTGCAGCAGGAATACAGTTTTCTACTGATGTCAGACTTTGTCGTGTTGGCCATCTCTGTCCTGTTTATGGCTTATGGCTGTAGCCCTCTGTTTGTGTACTTCGTGCCTTATGCATTGAGTGTCGGAGTGACTCATCAGCAAGCTGCTTTTCTTATGTCTATTCTTGGGGTGATTGACATTATTGGCAATATCACGTTTGGATGGCTAACTGACAGAAGGTAAAAATCTGTGAAACCACCGCTGGTTCCCCACAAGGAACTTTAAGCTTTGAGTGTCCTTTCatcaccttgggcttccctgatggcttagctggtaaagaatctacctgcaacgtaggagacctgggttcaatccctgggttgggaggatcccctggagaagggaatggctacccactccagtattctggcctggagaattctagtccatggagttgcaaagagtcagacatgactgaatgactttaacTTCCCTTTCATCACCTTACCCTCTAGAATACCTAGGTCTAAATAATGTTAACAGCTTTTCAATATCTGAAGGCAACTCCCTTGTTGGTTCTTCTAGTCAGGCGTCGGCAAACTTTTTGTACAGGGATAGACATTAAAGAGATAAAGTCTCATTGACTTTGTAGGTCATATGATCCCAACCACCCAACGCTGCTcttgtagcacaaaagcagccgTAGACAATATGTGACCAAAAGAGAGTGGCCATATTCCAATAAGACTTTATTTAAGGGCACTAAAATTTTAGTTTCTCACACAGTGTGTGCATGTCACAACATTTTATTGTTCTTTCGATTTTTTCCAATCATTCAAAAATGAGAAAACCATTCTAAGTTCACAGTCCAAAAAACAAGTGGTGGGCCAGATTTAgccatagtttgctgacccctgatctAGATCATTTAGAATGATGGGTATGTCTAAATGGCAAAAGCAAAGGATAGTTACGAGTTCTGGTAACAAATTTAATTCCATTCTAAGTCAGGTCAGTCCTCCAGTAAAACAACTTCTGACTGGTCACTGTGGTTTTAGTGTCTTTCGAACCACCCCAGAGACTGGCTGGCAACAGAGAGAGGAATAGGCTGCAGTCTCGGTAGGAGGACCAGGTCAATAATAGCACGTTATCTGTAGCACAACATATTTATGTTTGACAGTGCAAGAAGCAAATAGCTTCATTATAATTTTAGACTTAGAAACCAGTATTTTAAGAAATCTGAGTAGTTTCTTCAGCTAATGCTGATCTAAATTGAAGAGAGCAAACTATTCATATTCTCCTAAATGACAGACTTTTCACACTTGAGCTATGACCTGGGAGAGCTATCATCACGTGGCTTCTTAGCTGTTATGTCTTTGGGAAGTAATCAGGATCCAACTGCCATTCACCAGTATCATGAATACAATATTTAGGGTTAAATATAAAAGCCACACTTTTAATAGCTAAGGAATGTGGGGAAGAGCAAAGGGTATCTTTCTTTACAATCAAATAACCCAACCAGAAGCTGTCTGATACAGATCTGAAAGAGGGATTTCTAGTCTAAGATATAAAAGACCCAAGTTCTTGTCCTGGCTCTGCCCCATATTATCCCTGAGACTTAGAGAAAATCACCCAACTCTCAGATCCTCACgggtcttcatctgtaaaatggaccaGTTCAATATTTGCCTAAGGACTTTATAGCGTTTTGTGAGGCTCAAATGAGATTACAAGCAGAAAAGCATAAATTGCTTTTCTTACATAATTTATAAAGTGTAAATTGCTGATGCTGATATAATACAGTCTTTGTAATAATTGCTATCATAGATGGGTTTGGATCTACAAAGGGAAAATATTCATGGATGTACCACTGGGGAGATTTGAAATAAGACTTAGCCCTAATACATGACCATCATAATTTCTGgcaaatcattttcatttcttcatgtcGTGGTTTCCTCTTTGTATACCCCCTTGGGTTATTGAACATATATGAAGAGCTGGAGACTAATGGATGATATATCTGAAAGCATCGAATATGGTAGACTTGTAGAAAATATTAGTCTCCTGACCCTCTATGTGTTATTTCACAAATTTCCTTGATTAACTCTGAGATAGATAACATCTCATTTTATAGCTAAAGGAATTGAGG is a window of Capra hircus breed San Clemente chromosome 26, ASM170441v1, whole genome shotgun sequence DNA encoding:
- the SLC16A12 gene encoding monocarboxylate transporter 12, whose amino-acid sequence is MAKVNRARSTSPPDGGWGWMIVAGCFLVTICTRAVTRCISIFFVEFQTYFSQDYAQTAWIHSIVDCVTMLCAPLGSVVSNHFSCQVGIMLGGLLASTGLILGSFATSLKHLYLTLGVLTGLGFALCYSPAIAMVGKYFSRRKALAYGISLSGSGIGIFILAPVVQLLIEQFSWRGALLILGGFVLNLCVCGALMRPITLKEDQTTPEQNHVCRTRTQDLKRASSCSTWTKEWVQTCLCSSLQQEYSFLLMSDFVVLAISVLFMAYGCSPLFVYFVPYALSVGVTHQQAAFLMSILGVIDIIGNITFGWLTDRRCLKNYQYVCYLFAIGLDGLCYLCLPMLQSLPLLVPFACTFGYFDGAYVTLIPVVTAEIVGTTSLSSALGVVYFLHAVPYLVSPPIAGWLVDTTGSYTAAFLLCGFSMIFSSLLLGFARVVKKMKKTQLRLLAKESDPKMQLWTNGSVAYSVARELDQKDGESAL